The following nucleotide sequence is from Tolumonas lignilytica.
CGTGATCAGCACAATCGCGTGATTAACATGAAGCCATTTGAATACCACAACAAAACAGACCAGCGTGGTAATCAGTTTTGAGCCAGCAGCCAGATAGATATCCCACAGTACCAGTCCAACATCCAGTTCACGATCGGGTCGCGATGTACTGATAACACTGAACAATAACTGAGGTACCCAGTAAGTTCCGCCTCCGCTTAAGACAGAACCCGCAGCCGTTGCATCTTTTACCAGCCAGGTAATTAATGCCCCAACCACTATCAGAACAAACTGAATAGCAAGCACAGACCACGCCATAGTTTTCACACTCATCGCAGGTCTTGGCAGCATTCAGCTTTCTCCGATTTTGTAACGCCCTATCAGGGCGCATTTTATTAACATAAATTAAACAAAAAAGCATCCATTTATTAAATTTCACACTAAC
It contains:
- a CDS encoding ATP synthase subunit I produces the protein MLPRPAMSVKTMAWSVLAIQFVLIVVGALITWLVKDATAAGSVLSGGGTYWVPQLLFSVISTSRPDRELDVGLVLWDIYLAAGSKLITTLVCFVVVFKWLHVNHAIVLITFGLMLVSQWIISLTLNNRY